In Daphnia magna isolate NIES linkage group LG7, ASM2063170v1.1, whole genome shotgun sequence, a single genomic region encodes these proteins:
- the LOC116926142 gene encoding myosin heavy chain, non-muscle isoform X3 has product MADADSRLDRNDPDFKYLVVDRNAFNDPTTQAEWTQKRLVWIPHDNFGFVSASIKGERGDEVEVEIMETGKRCHVPKDDLQKMNPPKFDKVEDMAELTCLNEASVLHNIKERYYSGLIYTYSGLFCVVVNPYKRLPIYTEKIIDLYKGKKRHEVPPHVFAITDSAYRSMLQDREDQSILCTGESGAGKTENTKKVIQYLAYVAASKPKTTTVAHKDITGELEQQLLQANPILEAFGNAKTVKNDNSSRFGKFIRINFDASGYIAGANIETYLLEKSRSIRQAKDERAFHIFYQLLAGANAEQRKEFILEDPKTYCFLSSGNLPVAGIDDAAEFQQTCKSMSIMGLSPEDLSPLFRIVSATLLFGNMKFKQERNSDQATLPDNTVAQKIAHLLGMNVTEMTKAFLKPRIKVGRDYVTKAQTKEQVEFAVEAISKACYERMFRWLVTRINRSLDRTKRQGASFIGILDMAGFEIFELNSFEQLCINYTNEKLQQLFNHTMFILEQEEYQREGIEWKFIDFGLDLQPTIDLIEKPMGIMALLDEECWFPKATDKSFVEKLLNSHVSHPKFMKTDFRGVADFAVIHYAGKVDYSAEKWLMKNMDPLNENIVELLQQSQYPFIVQIWKDAEIVGMAQQAMTDTTFGSRTRKGMFRTVSQLYKEQLTKLMATLRNTNPNFVRCIIPNHEKRAGKIEAVLVLDQLRCNGVLEGIRICRQGFPNRIPFQEFRQRYELLTPNVIPKGFMDGKKACEKMILSLELDPNLYRIGQSKIFFRAGVLAHLEEERDFKITDLIVNFQAYCRGSLARRNFQKRVQQLNAIRIIQRNCAAYLKLRNWQWWRLYTKVKPLLQVTKQEEKLTQKEDELRQVRDKLDGQIKSAQEMERRYQQIIEEKNILAEQLQAETELCAEAEEMRARLAARKQELEDILHDMEARIEEEEERCHKLMEEKKKIQLTVQDLEEQLEEEEAARQKLQVDKIHVEARQKKLEEDLAVAEDFQQKFMKEKKMFEERTADLSQALAEEEEKAKHLGKLKAKHETTIGDLEERLIKEQQARQEFERSKRKLDTELTDIRDQLNEKKTYIEEIQIQLSRREEELTHAMMKVDEEAANRAVAQKALRELEAQLGELTEDLEAEKVARAKAEKQKRDLNEELEALKNELLDSLDTTAAQQELRTKREQELAALKKALEDDTASHELQTQEMRHKHSEETAKIHEQLDSVKKSKMALEKTKATLEAENADMANEIKTLTASKTDGERRRKQLESQFSELQARLAEAERGRGEGSERLVRLQNEIETITVQLVDAESKLAVAVKSQTTIEQQLIEVQALLEEETRQKLALSSRLRQADSERDSLQNQLEDEEEAKRQLEKQISSLNIQLIEVKKKAEEEGEAAIQLDELKKKSIKDIDALQRHIEELQANLDKMDKSRKKLGAELEDTTVELESQRTKVLDLEKKQRNFDKVLMEEKTISERYAIERDNAEREAREKETKVLSLNRELEEALAKIDELERIRRQLQGELDDLANTQGTADKNVHELERAKRALESQLAEQKTQIEELEDELQLTEDAKLRLEVNMQALKAQFERDLQAREEQSEEKRRTLVKQLRDLEAELEDERKQRAVAVAARKKMEGDMRDLEAHLEMANKLKEDALKQLKKLQVQVKEFQRDAEEARAGRDELVAQLKDGEKKIKSLEAELMQMHEELAAAERARRTAEGDRDELQEELATINSRGTLMADEKRRLEARIQSLEEELEEEQSNGEVLLDRNRKAQLSFEQLTTELTSERSVSHKIENQRALLEKQNKELKAKLTELETSTRTRTKATITALEAKVANLEEQLETEAKERMLQSKNNRKLEKRLKELLLQLEDERRHADQYKEQVEKSTSRVKALKRQLDEAEEEVSREKAQRRKAQRDFEDALESQESISRELTTLKSKMRRGPSVASSSSVLVTTIRTTKRGSVSQEGITTNESYMIGDAESTLETDGEDGTKQ; this is encoded by the exons ACATACTCTGGCTTGTTTTGCGTGGTAGTTAACCCCTACAAGAGGCTGCCCATCTACACGGAGAAGATCATTGATTTGTACAAGGGCAAGAAGAGACACGAAGTGCCTCCGCACGTCTTTGCCATCACCGATTCGGCTTACAGGTCCATGTTGCAAG ATCGTGAGGACCAGTCCATCTTGTGCACGGGTGAATCTGGAGCTGGAAAGACGGAGAACACGAAAAAAGTGATCCAGTATTTGGCATACGTTGCCGCGTCCAAACCCAAAACCACAACCGTCGCTCACAAGGACATCACG GGCGAACTGGAACAACAACTACTGCAAGCCAATCCGATCCTTGAGGCTTTCGGTAACGCCAAAACTGTCAAGAacgataattcatctcgtttC GGCAAATTTATTCGGATTAATTTTGATGCTTCCGGCTATATTGCGGGTGCCAATATCGAGACTTACCTCTTGGAGAAGTCCCGTTCTATCCGCCAAGCCAAAGATGAACGTGCCTTTCACATTTTCTATCAGCTCCTGGCCGGCGCCAATGCCGAACAGCGAA AGGAATTCATTTTGGAGGACCCGAAAACGTACTGTTTCTTGTCCAGCGGAAACCTTCCGGTGGCAGGTATCGATGACGCGGCCGAGTTCCAGCAGACGTGCAAGTCGATGTCAATTATGGGCCTGAGTCCCGAGGATTTGTCGCCGCTTTTCCGCATCGTTTCAGCCACTCTTCTCTTCGGCAACATGAAATTCAAGCAGGAACGCAATTCCGATCAGGCCACTTTACCTGACAACACTGTGGCTCAGAAAATCGCCCACCTGTTGGGCATGAACGTGACCGAGATGACGAAAGCTTTCCTCAAGCCTCGCATTAAAGTCGGTCGGGACTACGTCACGAAAGCCCAGACAAAAGAGCAAGTGGAGTTCGCTGTCGAAGCCATTTCCAAAGCCTGTTACGAGCGCATGTTCCGCTGGCTGGTGACGCGCATCAACCGCTCGCTGGACCGAACCAAGCGCCAGGGCGCCTCGTTCATCGGCATCCTCGACATGGCCGGTTTCGAGATCTTTGAGCTCAATTCATTCGAGCAGCTCTGCATTAATTACACGAACGAGAAGCTGCAGCAGCTCTTTAACCACACGATGTTCATCCTGGAACAGGAGGAGTACCAACGCGAAGGCATCGAATGGAAGTTTATCGATTTCGGATTGGACTTGCAGCCGACCATCGACTTGATTGAGAAACCCATGGGCATTATGGCTCTGTTGGACGAAGAGTGTTGGTTCCCCAAGGCGACGGACAAGAGCTTCGTCGAGAAGCTGCTCAACTCGCACGTCAGCCACCCGAAATTCATGAAGACGGACTTCCGCGGCGTGGCCGATTTCGCCGTCATCCACTACGCCGGCAAAGTGGATTACTCCGCCGAGAAGTGGCTCATGAAGAACATGGACCCTCTCAACGAGAACATTGTCGAATTGCTTCAACAGTCGCAGTATCCGTTCATCGTTCAAATTTGGAAAGACGCCGAGATCGTCGGCATGGCCCAACAGGCCATGACGGACACGACGTTCGGCTCGAGGACGCGCAAGGGCATGTTCCGCACAGTCTCGCAGTTGTACAAGGAGCAGCTGACCAAGTTGATGGCCACGTTGCGCAACACGAACCCCAATTTCGTTCGTTGCATCATTCCCAATCACGAGAAGAGAGCCGGCAAGATCGAGGCCGTTCTCGTGCTGGACCAGTTGCGCTGCAACGGTGTCCTCGAGGGCATCCGCATTTGCCGCCAGGGGTTCCCCAATCGCATCCCGTTTCAAGAGTTCCGCCAGCGCTACGAGCTCCTCACGCCCAACGTCATTCCTAAGGGCTTTATGGACGGAAAGAAAGCCTGCGAGAAGATGATCCTTTCGCTCGAGCTCGACCCCAACTTGTACCGCATCGGCCAGTCCAAGATTTTCTTCCGCGCCGGAGTGCTGGCCCATTTGGAAGAGGAACGCGATTTCAAGATCACGGATTTGATTGTCAATTTCCAGGCGTACTGCCGCGGTAGTTTGGCTCGCCGCAATTTCCAGAAGCGCGTCCAGCAGCTGAACGCCATCCGCATCATCCAGCGCAATTGCGCCGCCTACCTGAAGCTGCGCAACTGGCAGTGGTGGCGCCTCTACACGAAGGTGAAGCCCCTCCTGCAGGTGACGAAACAGGAAGAGAAGCTGACGCAGAAGGAGGACGAATTGAGGCAGGTTCGAGACAAGCTGGACGGCCAGAtcaagtcggcccaagagATGGAGCGTCGCTACCAGCAGATTATCGAAGAGAAGAACATTTTGGCCGAGCAGCTGCAGGCCGAGACGGAGCTGTGCGCCGAAGCGGAAGAGATGCGCGCCCGCCTGGCCGCCCGCAAACAGGAGCTGGAGGATATCCTTCACGACATGGAAGCCCGTATCGAAGAGGAGGAGGAACGTTGCCACAAGCTGAtggaggagaagaaaaagatccAGCTGACTGTGCAGGATCTCGAGGAACAGCTGGAAGAAGAGGAGGCGGCCCGTCAGAAGTTGCAGGTGGACAAGATCCACGTTGAAGCGCGTCAAAAGAAACTGGAAGAAGATTTGGCCGTGGCCGAGGATTTCCAGCAGAAGTTCatgaaagagaagaaaatgtttgaggAGCGCACGGCCGACTTGTCGCAAGCGCTGGCCGAGGAGGAGGAGAAGGCCAAGCATTTGGGCAAACTGAAAGCCAAACACGAGACGACCATCGGCGACCTCGAGGAGCGACTCATCAAGGAGCAACAAGCCCGCCAGGAATTTGAACGATCCAAGAGGAAGCTGGACACTGAGTTGACGGACATTCGCGACCAGCTCAACGAGAAGAAGACGTACATCGAAGAGATTCAAATTCAGCTGTCTCGTCGCGAAGAGGAGCTCACCCACGCCATGATGAAGGTGGACGAAGAGGCCGCCAACCGGGCAGTGGCCCAGAAAGCCCTGCGAGAGCTGGAGGCTCAGCTGGGCGAGTTGACTGAAGATTTGGAGGCGGAAAAAGTGGCCCGCGCCAAAGCGGAGAAGCAAAAACGCGACCTCAACGAAGAGTTGGAGGCTCTCAAGAACGAGCTGCTCGATTCTCTGGACACGACGGCCGCCCAGCAAGAATTGCGCACCAAGCGCGAACAAGAATTGGCCGCTTTGAAGAAGGCCCTCGAAGACGACACGGCCTCCCATGAATTGCAGACGCAGGAGATGCGCCACAAGCACAGCGAGGAGACGGCCAAGATCCACGAGCAATTGGACTCTGTCAAAAAGAGCAAAATGGCCCTGGAGAAAACCAAGGCCACCCTGGAAGCTGAAAACGCCGACATGGCCAATGAAATCAAGACGCTGACGGCCAGCAAAACGGACGGCGAACGCCGCCGCAAGCAGCTCGAGTCGCAGTTCTCTGAATTGCAGGCCCGTCTGGCCGAAGCGGAACGCGGACGCGGCGAAGGGTCGGAGCGGCTCGTTCGTCTCCAGAATGAAATCGAGACCATTACAGTCCAGTTGGTGGACGCCGAATCCAAGCTGGCGGTGGCCGTTAAGTCGCAAACGACGATCGAGCAGCAGCTGATCGAAGTTCAGGCTCTTTTGGAAGAGGAGACGCGCCAGAAATTGGCGCTCAGTTCTCGACTGCGCCAGGCCGATTCCGAGCGCGATTCGCTGCAGAATCAGCTGGAAGATGAGGAGGAAGCCAAACGCCAGTTGGAGAAGCAAATTTCTAGCCTCAACATTCAGCTGATCGAGGTGAAAAAGAAGGCCGAAGAGGAAGGCGAAGCCGCCATCCAACTGGACGAGCTCAAAAAGAAATCCATCAAGGATATCGACGCCCTGCAGCGACACATTGAAGAGTTGCAGGCCAACCTGGACAAAATGGACAAGTCTCGCAAGAAGCTCGGA gCGGAATTGGAAGACACGACCGTCGAACTGGAATCGCAACGCACCAAGGTGCTCGATTTGGAGAAGAAACAGCGCAACTTTGACAAGGTGCTCATGGAAGAGAAAACCATTTCGGAACGTTACGCCATTGAGCGTGACAATGCCGAACGTGAAGCTCGTGAAAAAGAGACCAAG GTCCTTTCGCTGAATCGCGAACTCGAAGAAGCTCTGGCCAAGATTGACGAGCTCGAAAGGATCCGCCGCCAGTTGCAAGGTGAGCTGGACGACCTTGCCAACACGCAGGGGACGGCTGACAAGAACGTGCACGAACTGGAACGAGCCAAACGCGCCCTCGAGTCTCAATTGGCCGAACAAAAGACTCAGATCGAAGAGCTCGAAGACGAACTGCAGTTGACTGAAGATGCCAAACTGCGTCTGGAGGTGAACATGCAAGCGCTGAAGGCGCAATTCGAGCGGGATCTTCAAGCGCGCGAAGAGCAGAGCGAGGAGAAGCGACGCACTCTGGTCAAGCAATTGCGCGACCTGGAAGCCGAGCTGGAAGATGAGCGCAAGCAGCGAGCCGTGGCCGTGGCGGCGCGCAAGAAGATGGAGGGCGACATGCGTGACCTGGAGGCCCATCTGGAGATGGCCAACAAGCTCAAGGAAGACGCACTCAAGCAGCTCAAGAAGCTCCAAGTCCAGGTGAAGGAGTTCCAGCGCGACGCCGAAGAGGCTCGTGCCGGGCGCGACGAGTTGGTCGCCCAGCTCAAGGATGGCGAAAAGAAGATCAAGTCGCTCGAAGCTGAGCTGATGCAAATGCACGAGGAGCTCGCGGCGGCCGAACGGGCCCGCCGCACGGCCGAGGGCGATCGCGACGAGCTGCAGGAAGAATTGGCCACCATCAACAGCCGCGGAACGCTGATGGCCGACGAGAAGCGCCGCCTGGAGGCCCGCATCCAGTCTCTGGAGGAAGAGCTGGAAGAGGAGCAATCCAACGGCGAAGTGCTGCTGGATCGCAACCGCAAAGCTCAGCTGAGCTTTGAACAGTTGACGACCGAGCTGACGTCGGAGCGTTCCGTCTCGCACAAGATCGAGAATCAGCGAGCCTTGCTCGAGAAGCAGAACAAGGAGCTCAAGGCCAAGTTGACCGAATTGGAGACATCGACGAGGACCCGCACCAAGGCCACCATTACGGCCCTCGAGGCCAAAGTGGCTAACCTGGAAGAGCAACTGGAGACTGAAGCCAA GGAAAGAATGCTGCAATCCAAGAACAACCGCAAGTTGGAGAAACGCTTGAAAGAGTTGCTGCTCCAGTTGGAGGACGAACGCCGACACGCTGATCAGTACAAGGAGCAAGTCGAAAAATCCACCAGTCGCGTCAAG GCCCTTAAACGTCAGCTGGACGAAGCCGAGGAAGAGGTGAGCCGCGAGAAGGCGCAACGTCGCAAAGCGCAACGCGATTTCGAGGACGCCCTCGAATCGCAGGAGAGCATCTCTCGCGAGTTGACGACGCTCAAGAGCAAGATGCGTCGCGGTCCGTCTGTCGCCTCCTCTTCCAGCGTCCTGGTCACCACCATTCGCACCACCAAACGTGGCTCTGTTTCTCAG GAAGGGATCACCACTAACGAGTCGTATATGATTGGCGATGCGGAATCCACGTTGGAAACTGACGGAGAAGATGGCACCAagcaataa